The following proteins are encoded in a genomic region of Parachlamydiales bacterium:
- a CDS encoding Lpg1974 family pore-forming outer membrane protein, whose translation MKKYLSFFMCSMLLSAQLSAFMPFDDEFEIAEEDEEVDIEEFSDVYVPSFTPGFEFEISVMTLRPTFGDLDYATVIHPAGVNIEGWDVKAVRPQFTSAFDLGLGYYFGNSGNNIKISWLHHDTKDLNTVHNEANFIEPLFSAGELNGQYTHAKSTLWNHFDRIHLTAGQYIDAGSSFSLRVFAGVDFALLNQKLQTKFGNHPENIKLSMYQKCKFVGGGPILGLNMIYHFCDGLGLIGEISGACLMGNRQRHLSLKDTSIVGAEVGFEPETRQYIRPDSTTQTVFGGEAKVGINYAYSYCDCVVRIEAGYKAGIYLNALESIKPLTVATAPELGSVTVQSIGKSISDFGFGGPYVTLGFDF comes from the coding sequence ATGAAAAAATATTTATCTTTTTTTATGTGTTCAATGCTCCTATCTGCACAGCTGTCGGCGTTTATGCCTTTTGATGATGAGTTTGAAATTGCCGAAGAGGATGAAGAGGTAGATATCGAAGAATTTTCTGATGTATATGTCCCTAGCTTTACTCCGGGATTTGAATTTGAAATTTCTGTCATGACTTTGAGGCCTACGTTTGGTGATTTAGATTATGCCACAGTCATCCATCCAGCAGGTGTTAATATAGAAGGCTGGGATGTGAAGGCTGTTAGACCACAATTCACATCAGCCTTTGATTTAGGCCTTGGCTATTATTTCGGTAATTCAGGAAACAATATCAAGATCAGCTGGCTCCATCATGATACAAAAGACCTTAACACTGTACATAACGAAGCAAACTTCATAGAGCCCCTATTTAGCGCCGGCGAATTGAATGGACAGTACACACATGCTAAAAGCACATTATGGAACCATTTCGACCGTATACACCTGACTGCAGGACAATATATCGATGCGGGTTCTTCCTTTAGCCTGCGCGTCTTTGCAGGGGTGGATTTTGCACTATTAAACCAGAAACTGCAGACAAAGTTTGGTAATCATCCTGAGAACATCAAATTATCGATGTATCAGAAGTGTAAATTTGTCGGCGGAGGTCCTATCTTAGGACTTAATATGATCTATCATTTCTGCGATGGCCTGGGGCTTATCGGTGAAATTTCAGGAGCTTGCTTGATGGGTAATCGGCAACGGCATTTATCTTTGAAAGACACCTCTATTGTAGGCGCAGAAGTAGGTTTCGAGCCTGAAACTCGTCAATACATACGGCCTGACTCTACTACCCAAACCGTTTTTGGCGGTGAGGCTAAGGTGGGCATCAACTATGCCTACAGCTATTGCGACTGTGTTGTAAGAATTGAGGCAGGCTACAAAGCGGGCATTTATTTAAATGCGCTTGAAAGCATCAAGCCTTTAACTGTTGCAACAGCTCCTGAGCTAGGGTCTGTAACAGTCCAGTCGATAGGTAAATCGATTAGCGACTTTGGTTTTGGCGGCCCCTATGTTACTTTAGGCTTTGATTTTTAA
- a CDS encoding inverse autotransporter beta domain-containing protein: protein MYKHFIYFLLALSITSGLSANNSWLDNYYYSTEEARLEVGYATGDYISIDEDYTEIAVFSPIRNTIFEHPFIDVRNYIFNNGKYAANIGFGVRHKLCMCDAAVGINTYYDYRRGNTKHSFNQWGVGLEYLDPNYDMRLNTYWVFDNNRHNSNRTRLVANGSTFASERLLEYAYSGFDAEFGKKLFSYADFDLYAAAGPYYYTRSRIENFWGGFGRVELNWNSMVSLQVRVSHDDVNSTRVQGMIEVSIPLYQFCPCSVEESCVDWLVIQPVRRNGIILTDHVWH from the coding sequence ATGTATAAACATTTCATCTACTTTTTATTAGCATTATCTATAACATCAGGTCTTTCGGCTAATAATTCATGGTTGGATAATTATTATTATTCGACTGAAGAAGCACGACTAGAGGTCGGATATGCAACGGGTGATTACATCAGTATCGACGAAGATTACACCGAAATAGCAGTTTTCTCTCCGATAAGAAATACAATTTTTGAACATCCATTCATCGATGTGCGTAATTACATTTTTAATAATGGTAAGTATGCTGCCAATATCGGTTTTGGTGTCAGACATAAACTCTGCATGTGTGATGCTGCTGTAGGCATCAACACCTACTATGATTACCGCCGAGGCAACACTAAGCATAGCTTTAATCAGTGGGGCGTAGGCCTTGAGTACCTAGATCCAAACTATGATATGAGATTGAATACATATTGGGTCTTCGACAACAATAGACATAACTCCAATCGTACACGCCTTGTTGCTAACGGCAGCACCTTTGCTTCTGAGCGTTTACTTGAATATGCATATTCTGGATTTGACGCTGAGTTCGGCAAAAAGCTTTTCAGCTATGCTGACTTTGATTTATATGCTGCAGCAGGTCCTTATTACTACACTCGTTCCAGAATAGAAAACTTCTGGGGTGGTTTTGGACGTGTTGAATTAAACTGGAACTCAATGGTTTCATTACAAGTTCGTGTTAGCCACGACGATGTTAACTCTACAAGAGTGCAAGGTATGATTGAAGTGTCAATCCCCCTTTACCAATTCTGCCCTTGCTCAGTGGAAGAAAGTTGTGTTGACTGGCTTGTGATCCAGCCTGTAAGACGTAATGGCATCATTCTGACTGACCACGTCTGGCATTAA
- a CDS encoding Ku protein gives MHTVWKGSLSFGLVNIPVRMYTASRERELKFVLLHKKDLSQIRYARICKNEEKEVPWDEIVKGYEYQKGDFVILDDKDFEKVDVKKSKSIEIVNFIDEEEIDPIYFVKPYFLEPDKEAGNAYSLLRDAMKKSKKVALARYVIRNHEHLAAVKVHDNMLLLIEMRYCDELVQPEDLKIPTVKSENKQLEMAIKFIEQLTVPFVPEDYKDTYTEELKEVIEKKAKGKTIQPKSGEPKKTKVHDIMALLQASLEGTKKKPAPKSGKKSA, from the coding sequence ATGCATACGGTTTGGAAAGGTTCATTAAGCTTTGGCTTGGTTAATATTCCTGTACGCATGTACACGGCTAGCAGAGAGAGAGAGCTGAAGTTTGTCTTGCTGCATAAAAAAGATCTATCGCAGATAAGGTATGCCCGCATTTGTAAAAATGAAGAAAAAGAAGTGCCTTGGGATGAGATTGTCAAAGGATACGAATATCAGAAGGGTGATTTTGTCATTTTAGACGATAAAGATTTCGAGAAAGTCGATGTGAAAAAAAGTAAGTCCATTGAAATTGTCAATTTTATAGACGAAGAAGAAATAGATCCTATTTATTTTGTTAAACCTTACTTTTTAGAGCCTGATAAAGAGGCGGGTAATGCTTATTCGCTGCTGAGGGACGCCATGAAAAAGTCTAAGAAAGTTGCTTTAGCAAGGTATGTGATAAGAAATCACGAACATTTAGCCGCTGTGAAAGTACATGACAATATGTTGTTACTGATAGAGATGCGGTACTGTGATGAATTAGTTCAGCCAGAAGACTTAAAAATTCCGACGGTAAAATCTGAGAATAAGCAATTAGAGATGGCTATAAAGTTTATTGAACAACTGACAGTTCCATTTGTGCCGGAAGATTATAAAGATACCTACACTGAAGAGCTTAAAGAGGTCATTGAAAAAAAAGCTAAAGGTAAGACAATCCAACCTAAATCAGGGGAACCTAAAAAAACAAAAGTGCATGACATTATGGCTTTATTGCAGGCCAGCCTTGAAGGGACAAAAAAGAAACCTGCACCTAAGTCTGGGAAAAAGTCTGCATGA